One Phocaeicola dorei genomic region harbors:
- a CDS encoding TonB-dependent receptor, translating to MRKNILFITSCLLATTTFAENINTLPKDTTKVIDIEEVVVIASPKETGKLRELPTAVSLLSQKDMQANQITTLKNVSSLVPNFFMPDYGSRLTSAIYIRGIGSRINTPAVGLYVDNIPYIDKSAFDFNFYDIERIDILRGPQGTLYGRNTMGGLIKVHTRSPFSYQGTDVKLSYGTKSNYRSASLTHYHRWSDCFAFSAGGYYEGSDGFFRNSLNGKKVDNMEAGGGRIHAIWLPSENLKLDFTIGYDYSDEGGYPYYYTGAIDGYDKENEKYKNYTGKISYDQDCTYRRGLFNTGLNIEYQAQKFILSAVTGFQNLNDRMFMDQDFLPVSIYTIEQKQRLNTISEEITFKSKNNKRWQWVTGVSGFYQWLHTTGPVNFMEDGVTDMIEGNINNTFKKIHLDNPRTPEMSLDVLNNRIRVSGSFDTPVFSTALYHQSTFNDLFVKGLSVTAGLRLEYEKMSMNYFSDSNIDFDFFLKMAMPPLNIPFRNLNAAPLLEGKEKNDYVQLLPKLAFKYDFSPANNMYVSITKGYRSGGYNVQMFSELIQSDMQQKMIEAILNKAPESMAGMIEGMIKQHMPNYGKELNVQETTVYKPEYSWNYEVGSHLSLFNGKLKTDLAAFYMDTHDQQIAKFVNSGLGRMMVNAGSSESYGVEASFLASINKNLNMNVSYGYTHSTFKKYDGGTTSSEEQIDYSGNYVPFVPRHTMNAGANYSFFFDKSNWMQSLTLGMSYTGAGKIYWTEKNNVSQSFYGTLNGRISLQTEALQIDVWGRNLTNKDYTTFYFETMHRGFEQKSRPLQLGVDIRYHF from the coding sequence ATGAGAAAAAACATTTTATTCATTACATCCTGCCTGCTGGCTACAACAACTTTTGCGGAAAATATCAACACGCTGCCTAAGGACACTACGAAAGTCATTGATATAGAAGAGGTGGTGGTTATCGCTTCACCTAAAGAAACCGGAAAATTAAGGGAACTCCCTACAGCCGTATCTTTACTCTCCCAAAAAGATATGCAAGCAAACCAAATCACAACTTTAAAGAACGTGAGTTCACTGGTACCCAATTTCTTTATGCCCGACTATGGTTCAAGACTCACCTCAGCTATTTATATCCGGGGAATCGGTTCGCGTATCAACACTCCTGCGGTAGGTTTGTATGTGGACAATATCCCTTACATTGACAAATCTGCATTTGATTTCAATTTTTATGATATAGAACGTATTGATATTCTTCGCGGTCCACAAGGAACCTTGTACGGACGCAATACCATGGGGGGATTAATCAAAGTACATACCCGCTCTCCATTCTCCTATCAGGGAACAGACGTAAAACTGAGTTATGGAACAAAAAGTAACTACCGCAGTGCTTCATTAACCCATTACCATCGTTGGAGTGACTGTTTTGCTTTCTCCGCCGGTGGTTATTATGAGGGCTCAGACGGATTCTTCCGCAATTCTCTTAATGGGAAAAAAGTAGATAATATGGAAGCGGGAGGCGGACGAATACATGCTATCTGGCTGCCTTCAGAAAACCTAAAACTAGACTTTACCATAGGCTATGATTATAGTGACGAAGGAGGATACCCTTATTACTATACAGGAGCTATAGACGGATACGACAAAGAGAATGAAAAATATAAAAACTACACAGGGAAGATTTCATACGATCAGGATTGTACTTATCGCCGTGGACTGTTCAATACCGGTTTGAATATTGAATACCAGGCACAAAAGTTTATCTTAAGCGCTGTTACTGGATTTCAGAATTTAAATGACCGTATGTTTATGGACCAGGATTTCCTGCCTGTCAGCATTTATACTATTGAGCAGAAGCAACGTCTGAATACCATCAGTGAAGAGATTACTTTTAAAAGCAAAAACAACAAGCGCTGGCAATGGGTTACAGGAGTTAGTGGTTTTTATCAATGGCTACATACCACCGGTCCGGTAAACTTCATGGAGGACGGAGTGACCGATATGATCGAAGGAAACATCAACAATACTTTCAAGAAAATTCATTTAGACAATCCCCGTACCCCTGAAATGAGTCTGGACGTTTTGAACAACCGTATCCGCGTAAGTGGAAGTTTTGACACACCGGTATTCAGCACCGCACTGTACCACCAATCTACATTCAATGACCTGTTTGTGAAAGGCCTTTCAGTAACAGCAGGTTTGCGTTTGGAATATGAAAAAATGTCTATGAATTATTTCTCGGATAGTAATATCGATTTCGATTTCTTTCTTAAAATGGCAATGCCTCCCCTTAATATTCCATTCAGAAATTTGAATGCCGCACCGCTATTGGAAGGAAAAGAAAAAAACGACTATGTACAGCTACTTCCCAAACTAGCTTTTAAATACGATTTCAGCCCTGCAAACAATATGTATGTAAGCATAACCAAAGGATATCGTTCCGGAGGGTATAACGTACAGATGTTTTCAGAACTGATACAAAGTGACATGCAACAAAAAATGATTGAAGCCATACTAAACAAGGCACCAGAATCTATGGCAGGTATGATAGAAGGAATGATCAAGCAACACATGCCCAACTACGGAAAAGAATTGAACGTACAAGAAACAACAGTCTACAAGCCCGAGTACAGCTGGAATTACGAAGTGGGATCACATCTCAGTTTGTTCAACGGCAAACTGAAGACCGACCTTGCCGCATTCTACATGGATACCCACGACCAACAAATCGCCAAATTTGTCAATAGTGGCTTGGGACGAATGATGGTCAATGCCGGTAGTAGCGAAAGTTATGGAGTAGAGGCCAGCTTTCTGGCATCTATCAACAAAAACCTGAATATGAATGTAAGTTATGGATATACTCATTCCACATTCAAAAAATATGACGGAGGTACTACATCATCAGAAGAGCAAATTGATTATAGCGGCAATTATGTACCATTTGTTCCCCGCCATACCATGAATGCAGGCGCAAATTATAGTTTCTTTTTCGATAAAAGCAATTGGATGCAAAGCCTGACTTTAGGCATGAGCTATACCGGAGCAGGAAAAATTTATTGGACTGAAAAAAACAATGTCTCACAAAGTTTTTACGGAACACTGAACGGGCGCATTTCTTTGCAGACAGAAGCTTTACAGATAGATGTATGGGGACGTAATTTAACCAACAAGGATTATACGACCTTCTATTTTGAAACCATGCATAGAGGATTCGAACAAAAAAGCAGACCTTTGCAACTGGGGGTGGATATACGTTATCACTTCTAA
- a CDS encoding response regulator transcription factor — MYLCTKESIMHHPEIAIVDPNTLTCLGLKNILEDIIPMATIRVFHSFGELTDDTPDMYAHYFISAQIYFEHTSFFLLRKPKTIVLAGGDNQPQLSGIPKLNIYQDEGSLIKDIHQLRQYGHQARKQAVDKAMHIEKTEHELSIREIEVLILITKGLINKEIADKLHISLTTVISHRKNITEKLGIKSVSGLTVYAVMNGYIEADRI; from the coding sequence ATGTATCTTTGCACCAAAGAAAGCATTATGCATCATCCCGAAATAGCCATAGTAGATCCAAATACCCTTACTTGTCTGGGGTTAAAAAACATTTTGGAAGATATCATTCCAATGGCTACTATCCGTGTATTCCATTCGTTTGGTGAGTTGACGGATGACACACCGGACATGTATGCCCACTATTTTATTTCTGCCCAAATCTATTTTGAACATACTTCCTTCTTTTTACTTCGTAAACCAAAAACAATTGTATTAGCAGGAGGTGACAACCAACCTCAATTATCCGGTATCCCCAAGCTGAATATCTACCAAGATGAAGGTTCTTTGATAAAAGACATCCATCAATTACGCCAATATGGACATCAGGCAAGAAAACAAGCAGTAGATAAAGCAATGCATATAGAAAAAACAGAACATGAATTGTCTATCCGGGAAATAGAAGTATTGATACTTATCACCAAAGGACTTATCAATAAGGAAATAGCAGACAAACTTCATATCAGCCTGACCACTGTCATCTCCCACCGCAAGAATATTACCGAAAAACTGGGTATCAAATCTGTATCCGGGCTAACTGTCTATGCTGTGATGAACGGTTACATTGAGGCAGACAGAATATAA
- the lpdA gene encoding dihydrolipoyl dehydrogenase — protein sequence MKYDIAIIGGGPAGYTAAERAAAGGLKTVIFEKKAMGGVCLNEGCIPTKTLLYSAKLLDNAKGAAKYGIAVPDGISFNLEKIIDRKDKVVKKLTGGVKQTVKSYGAELIEKEAVITGEDNGLIQILAGGEKYEVTYLLVCTGSDTVIPPIKGLSEIDYWTSKEALEMAALPKSLAIIGGGVIGMEFASFFNSMGVKVSVIEMMPEILGAMDKETSAMLRTEYQKRGINFQLNSKVIEVSPAGVTIEKAGKLSLIEADKVLVSVGRKANLNQVGLDKLKVEMVRNGVKVDEHMLTSHPKVYACGDITGYSMLAHTAIRESEVAINHILGVEDRMNYHCVPGVVYTNPELAGVGKTEEELKASGTSYHVQKLPMAYSGRFVAENETGNGLCKLILDEEDRIIGCHLLGNPASEIIVVAGIAVQYGYTVEEFQKTVFPHPTVGEIYHETLFA from the coding sequence ATGAAATATGATATAGCGATAATCGGTGGGGGACCTGCCGGATATACGGCTGCGGAAAGAGCTGCTGCCGGAGGATTGAAAACTGTGATTTTTGAAAAGAAAGCCATGGGAGGTGTTTGTTTGAATGAAGGATGTATCCCTACGAAAACTCTTTTGTATTCAGCAAAATTATTGGATAATGCAAAAGGTGCGGCAAAATATGGAATTGCTGTACCGGATGGAATCAGCTTCAATTTGGAGAAAATAATAGACCGTAAAGATAAAGTGGTCAAGAAACTGACCGGAGGTGTAAAACAGACTGTGAAATCTTATGGAGCCGAATTGATAGAAAAAGAAGCGGTTATAACCGGAGAAGATAATGGACTGATTCAAATTTTAGCCGGAGGAGAAAAATATGAAGTGACTTATCTGTTGGTTTGTACAGGTTCGGATACCGTGATTCCACCCATTAAAGGCTTGTCGGAAATAGATTATTGGACTTCCAAAGAGGCTTTGGAAATGGCTGCATTACCTAAATCGCTGGCTATTATTGGTGGCGGAGTAATTGGAATGGAATTTGCTTCTTTCTTTAATAGTATGGGGGTAAAGGTGAGTGTCATTGAGATGATGCCTGAAATATTAGGGGCTATGGACAAGGAAACCAGTGCGATGTTACGTACAGAGTATCAGAAGCGAGGGATTAACTTCCAATTGAATTCTAAAGTGATTGAAGTCAGTCCGGCAGGAGTTACCATAGAAAAAGCCGGTAAATTATCACTGATTGAAGCGGATAAGGTTCTGGTAAGTGTAGGCAGAAAAGCGAATCTGAACCAAGTGGGGCTGGATAAACTAAAAGTGGAAATGGTGCGTAACGGTGTAAAAGTGGATGAACACATGCTTACTTCCCATCCTAAAGTCTATGCTTGTGGAGATATAACCGGATACTCCATGTTGGCTCATACGGCTATTCGTGAAAGCGAAGTTGCCATTAATCATATTCTGGGAGTGGAGGACCGGATGAATTATCATTGTGTACCGGGGGTGGTATATACGAATCCTGAACTGGCCGGAGTGGGAAAAACGGAAGAGGAGTTGAAAGCATCAGGAACTAGCTATCATGTACAGAAATTACCGATGGCTTATTCGGGGCGTTTCGTGGCAGAAAATGAAACAGGGAACGGGCTTTGCAAATTGATTTTGGATGAGGAAGACCGCATTATAGGTTGCCATTTGTTGGGAAATCCTGCTTCGGAAATAATCGTTGTAGCGGGGATTGCCGTTCAATATGGATATACTGTAGAAGAATTTCAAAAAACGGTATTTCCACATCCTACGGTAGGCGAGATTTATCACGAAACACTTTTTGCATAA
- a CDS encoding biotin/lipoate A/B protein ligase family protein, translating to MFCIDNRCTDVYFNLAVEEYLLKQTQGDYFVIWQSEPSVVMGKNQSVRAEVNEDYRIEKGIRLARRFSGGGAVYHDKGNINLTFIETTSQPLFEDYLQRIVGFLETMGVTAYTDERLGIYLDGKKISGSAQCIHKNRVMYHCTLLFSANLDVLHTVLKGKSDELESIPGLKNIRAVPSVPSEVVNLNCFLDVSVNIKRFIHLLFHYFLIEDEKNSIYHFSRKDLAAIELLKVEKYANEDWIHHRVTLKKI from the coding sequence ATGTTTTGCATAGATAACCGCTGTACGGATGTTTATTTCAATTTGGCAGTGGAGGAGTATCTTTTAAAGCAGACACAGGGGGATTATTTTGTAATTTGGCAGTCGGAACCTTCCGTGGTCATGGGCAAGAATCAGTCTGTTCGTGCCGAGGTGAATGAGGATTACAGGATAGAGAAGGGCATTCGTTTGGCTCGTAGGTTTTCGGGAGGTGGTGCAGTTTACCATGATAAGGGAAATATTAATCTTACTTTTATAGAAACGACATCGCAACCCCTGTTTGAAGACTATTTGCAGCGTATTGTTGGTTTTCTGGAAACGATGGGAGTCACGGCCTATACGGATGAGCGTTTGGGGATTTATCTGGATGGAAAGAAAATATCGGGCAGTGCGCAATGTATTCATAAAAACCGTGTGATGTATCATTGTACTTTGTTATTTTCTGCAAACTTGGATGTACTTCATACAGTGTTGAAGGGGAAGTCTGATGAATTGGAGTCGATTCCCGGATTAAAGAATATCCGTGCCGTACCGTCTGTACCTAGTGAAGTGGTCAATCTCAATTGTTTTTTGGATGTTTCGGTGAATATCAAACGGTTTATTCATCTTTTGTTTCATTACTTCTTGATAGAAGATGAAAAGAATAGCATTTATCATTTTTCCCGAAAGGATTTGGCGGCAATCGAGTTGCTGAAAGTAGAAAAATATGCTAATGAGGATTGGATACATCACCGGGTCACCTTAAAAAAGATTTAA
- a CDS encoding dihydrolipoamide acetyltransferase family protein encodes MSRFEIKMPKLGESITEGTIISWSVKVGDTVQEDDVLFEVNTAKVSAEIPSPVEGKVIGILFKEGDTVPVGTVVAIVDIDSDEGIGEALVEERNVPQVEETSSHVPSVTSVQEVKEVPKAIAAKTEEERWYSPIVLQLAQAAHISKEELDRIQGTGYEGRLSKKDIKAYITRKEQGNITVTEPVSASAQSVKAVSVRTSPTAPSSASSLTPPVSGSQEGVEVKEMDRVRKMIADHMVMSKHTSPHVTNVVEVDVTKLVKWRDKNKEAFFRREGVKLTYMPAITEAVTKALVAYPQVNVSVDGYNILFKKHINVGIAVSLNDGNLIVPVIHDADRLNLNGLAVTIDTLAVKARDNKLMPDDISGGTFTITNFGTFKSLFGTPIINQPQVAILGVGYIEKKPAVIETSEGDVIAVRHKMYLSLSYDHRVVDGMLGGQFLYAIKDYLENWKE; translated from the coding sequence ATGTCAAGATTTGAAATAAAAATGCCTAAGCTAGGCGAAAGTATTACTGAAGGAACCATTATATCCTGGTCGGTAAAAGTGGGTGATACTGTCCAAGAGGACGATGTCTTGTTCGAAGTGAATACAGCAAAGGTCAGTGCTGAAATTCCATCTCCCGTAGAAGGCAAGGTGATCGGGATATTATTTAAAGAAGGAGATACCGTACCTGTAGGTACAGTAGTAGCAATTGTAGATATAGATAGTGATGAAGGAATAGGAGAGGCTCTTGTAGAAGAGCGAAATGTACCGCAAGTAGAAGAAACGTCCTCCCATGTACCATCTGTAACATCTGTTCAGGAAGTAAAGGAAGTTCCTAAGGCAATAGCGGCTAAAACAGAAGAAGAGCGTTGGTATTCCCCCATTGTACTTCAGCTGGCTCAGGCTGCACATATTTCGAAAGAGGAATTGGATCGTATTCAAGGGACAGGATATGAAGGGCGTCTGAGTAAAAAAGATATAAAAGCTTATATTACTAGAAAGGAACAAGGTAACATAACCGTAACTGAACCTGTATCTGCATCCGCCCAATCTGTTAAGGCTGTTTCTGTCCGGACTTCTCCAACTGCGCCATCATCGGCTTCCTCTTTAACACCCCCAGTTTCCGGTTCGCAAGAAGGCGTGGAAGTGAAAGAGATGGATCGTGTCCGGAAAATGATTGCCGATCACATGGTTATGTCTAAACATACCTCTCCTCATGTTACGAATGTGGTAGAAGTGGATGTGACCAAACTCGTGAAATGGCGTGATAAGAATAAAGAGGCTTTTTTCCGTCGTGAAGGAGTCAAATTGACTTATATGCCTGCCATAACCGAAGCCGTAACGAAGGCATTGGTTGCCTATCCGCAGGTAAATGTATCTGTAGACGGTTATAATATCCTGTTTAAAAAGCATATCAATGTCGGTATTGCTGTTTCACTGAATGATGGAAATCTGATTGTTCCGGTGATACATGATGCCGACAGGTTGAATTTGAATGGTTTGGCTGTGACCATTGATACTCTGGCGGTGAAAGCGCGTGATAATAAACTGATGCCGGATGACATTTCGGGTGGTACGTTTACGATTACTAATTTTGGAACTTTCAAGTCTTTGTTTGGTACTCCTATAATCAATCAGCCGCAGGTTGCCATTCTCGGTGTGGGATATATCGAAAAGAAGCCGGCAGTTATTGAAACTTCTGAAGGCGATGTGATTGCTGTCCGTCATAAAATGTATCTTTCTTTGTCATACGATCATCGGGTGGTGGATGGTATGTTAGGGGGGCAATTCCTCTATGCGATAAAAGATTATCTGGAAAATTGGAAAGAATAA
- a CDS encoding thiamine pyrophosphate-dependent enzyme has product MKKYDIKTTDTETLKKWYHLMVLGRALDEKAPSYLLQSLGWSYHAPYAGHDGIQLAVGQVFTKGEDFLFPYYRDMLTVLSAGMSVEELILNGISKATDPGSGGRHMSNHFAKPEWHIENVSSATGTHDLHAAGVARAMVYYGHKGVAITSHGESASSEGYVYEAINGASREGLPVIFVWQDNGYGISVPKKDQTVARKYADNFSGFKNLKIIHCNGKDVFDSMNAMSEAREFAIAHRTPVIVHANCVRIGSHSNSDKQTLYRDENELAYVKEADPLMKFRRMLLRYKRLTEEELQQIEAAAKKELSVANRKALAAPDPDPKSIFDYVLPDPYIPEKYKEGLHQEENGEKAFMVTAINETLKEEFRHNPDTFIYGQDVANKEKGGVFNITKGMQQEFGDARVFNAPIAEDYIVGTANGMCRFDPKIHVVIEGAEFADYFWPAVEQYVECTHEYWRSNGKFVPNIVLRLASGGYIGGGLYHSQNIEGALATLPGARIVCPSFADDAAGLLRTAMRSRGFTLYLEPKALYNSVEASSVVPEEFEVPFGKARIRREGTDLSMITYGNTTHFCLNVAERLAQEGWSVEVIDLRSLIPLDKETIYASVKKTSKALVVHEDKVFSGFGAEIAAGIGTELFRYLDAPVQRVGSVFTPVGFHPILEKAILPTEDKIYDAARTLLEY; this is encoded by the coding sequence ATGAAAAAATATGATATAAAGACCACTGATACCGAAACGTTGAAAAAGTGGTATCATTTGATGGTATTGGGACGTGCGCTTGATGAAAAAGCTCCGTCTTATCTGTTGCAATCATTGGGTTGGTCCTATCATGCGCCTTATGCGGGGCATGACGGAATCCAATTGGCCGTAGGTCAAGTCTTTACCAAAGGAGAGGACTTCCTTTTTCCATACTATCGCGATATGCTGACCGTGCTTTCGGCAGGCATGAGTGTGGAGGAATTGATATTGAATGGCATTTCGAAAGCAACTGATCCCGGCAGTGGAGGACGTCATATGTCCAACCACTTTGCTAAACCCGAATGGCATATAGAAAATGTGTCGTCCGCTACCGGAACGCATGACCTTCATGCTGCCGGAGTGGCGCGTGCCATGGTGTATTATGGACATAAGGGGGTGGCGATCACTTCGCATGGAGAGTCTGCTTCTTCGGAAGGATATGTTTACGAGGCGATTAACGGGGCCAGTAGGGAAGGTCTTCCTGTGATATTTGTATGGCAGGATAATGGGTACGGTATCTCTGTTCCCAAAAAGGATCAGACAGTTGCCCGGAAGTATGCTGATAATTTTTCCGGTTTTAAGAATCTGAAGATTATTCATTGTAATGGCAAAGATGTGTTCGACTCGATGAATGCCATGAGTGAAGCCCGTGAATTTGCCATAGCCCATCGTACTCCTGTTATTGTACATGCCAATTGTGTCCGTATTGGTTCCCATTCTAATTCAGATAAACAGACGTTGTATCGGGATGAAAACGAATTGGCTTATGTAAAAGAGGCTGATCCTTTGATGAAATTCCGCCGGATGCTGTTGCGTTACAAACGTCTTACGGAAGAAGAGTTGCAACAGATAGAAGCAGCGGCAAAGAAAGAACTGTCGGTTGCTAACCGGAAAGCACTTGCAGCGCCTGATCCTGATCCGAAAAGTATCTTTGATTATGTTTTGCCCGATCCTTATATACCGGAAAAGTATAAAGAGGGACTTCATCAAGAAGAAAATGGTGAGAAGGCCTTTATGGTAACTGCTATCAACGAAACGTTGAAAGAGGAATTCCGCCATAATCCGGATACTTTCATTTATGGGCAGGATGTAGCGAATAAAGAGAAAGGTGGAGTATTCAATATTACTAAAGGAATGCAGCAGGAGTTTGGGGATGCCCGCGTGTTTAATGCTCCTATAGCAGAGGACTATATTGTGGGTACGGCAAATGGCATGTGCCGTTTCGATCCTAAGATACATGTCGTTATTGAAGGAGCTGAATTTGCCGATTATTTCTGGCCTGCTGTGGAGCAATATGTAGAGTGTACTCATGAATACTGGCGTAGCAATGGGAAGTTTGTTCCCAATATTGTATTACGTCTGGCCTCGGGTGGATATATTGGTGGTGGACTTTATCATTCTCAAAATATAGAGGGTGCATTAGCTACTTTGCCGGGGGCCCGGATTGTTTGCCCTTCTTTTGCCGATGATGCGGCCGGGTTGCTTCGTACTGCGATGCGCTCTCGTGGGTTTACTTTATATCTTGAACCGAAGGCCTTGTATAATTCAGTAGAGGCTTCTTCCGTAGTACCCGAAGAATTTGAGGTTCCGTTTGGGAAGGCGCGTATCCGCCGTGAAGGTACAGATTTAAGTATGATAACGTATGGAAATACAACTCATTTCTGTTTGAATGTGGCTGAACGCTTGGCTCAAGAGGGGTGGAGTGTGGAAGTGATTGATCTTCGCTCGCTTATTCCACTGGATAAAGAAACTATTTATGCGTCAGTGAAGAAAACAAGTAAGGCTTTGGTGGTTCATGAGGATAAAGTTTTCTCTGGTTTCGGAGCTGAAATTGCTGCCGGAATTGGTACGGAGCTGTTCCGTTATCTGGATGCTCCTGTACAGCGTGTAGGTTCTGTTTTCACTCCTGTAGGTTTCCATCCTATATTGGAAAAGGCTATTTTACCTACTGAGGATAAAATTTATGATGCAGCCAGGACACTGCTGGAATATTAA
- a CDS encoding flavodoxin — translation MKTIGLFYAMNAAKTSHIAEKIREDLGGVKVIEVVLIEKAWQNDFQAYDNMIVGASTWFDGELPTYWDELVPELESLDLKGKKVAIFGLGDQKNYPDNFVDGMGILADAFQKAGAELVGFTSTDGYTFNQSRAVRGEKFCGLVIDQENQAQLTSKRIADWCKLIKEDFTSNKKE, via the coding sequence ATGAAAACAATAGGATTATTTTATGCAATGAATGCAGCCAAGACTTCCCATATAGCTGAAAAGATTCGGGAAGATTTGGGAGGAGTGAAAGTAATAGAAGTCGTTTTGATAGAAAAGGCTTGGCAGAATGATTTTCAAGCGTATGACAATATGATAGTGGGAGCGTCAACTTGGTTTGATGGTGAACTTCCTACTTATTGGGACGAACTGGTTCCCGAATTGGAGTCGTTGGATTTAAAGGGAAAGAAAGTAGCAATATTCGGTTTGGGGGATCAGAAGAACTATCCTGATAATTTTGTGGATGGAATGGGGATTTTAGCAGATGCTTTTCAAAAGGCGGGGGCTGAGTTGGTCGGTTTTACTTCGACAGACGGATATACCTTCAACCAATCGAGGGCAGTACGTGGTGAAAAATTCTGCGGTTTGGTAATTGACCAAGAAAATCAGGCTCAATTGACCAGTAAACGTATTGCTGATTGGTGCAAGCTGATAAAAGAAGACTTTACTTCCAATAAGAAAGAATAA
- a CDS encoding NAD(P)/FAD-dependent oxidoreductase, with protein sequence MIQEFQIRVLPEQAANEQSLKQFIGRDKGLDIRTIHALRILKRSIDARQRTIYVNLKVRLYINEVPQDEEFIRTIYNKVEGKPQVIVVGAGPGGLFAALRLIELGLRPVVVERGKNVRDRKIDIARISREHKVDSESNYSFGEGGAGAYSDGKLYTRSKKRGNVDKILNVFCQHGASTSILVDAHPHIGTDKLPRVIENMRNTIIECGGEVHFETRMDSLIIEKNKITGIETNTGKTFKGPVILATGHSARDVYQWLYDNGVEMEAKGIAVGVRLEHPSMLIDQIQYHNKNGRGKYLPAAEYSFVTQAEGRGVYSFCMCPGGFVVPAASGPHQIVVNGMSPSNRGSKWSNSGMVVEIRPEDLSDNSLFTEELKTKSEELKATNKNNGQWTTGHCPLTMMYFQEALEATCWQQGNMRQTAPSQRMMDFTRKKLSYDLPDSSYSPGLVSSPLHFWMPTFITSRLIKGFQQFGKSSHGFLTNEAVMIGVETRTSAPVRILRDNETLQHVTINGLFPCGEGAGYAGGIVSAGIDGERCAEAVATYLGIEED encoded by the coding sequence ATGATACAAGAATTTCAAATAAGAGTCTTGCCTGAACAGGCAGCTAATGAACAGTCACTGAAACAATTCATCGGACGTGACAAGGGATTGGATATACGTACCATTCATGCCCTTCGTATCCTGAAAAGAAGCATAGACGCACGTCAGCGTACTATCTATGTAAACCTGAAAGTGCGTCTGTACATCAATGAAGTTCCGCAGGACGAGGAATTTATCCGCACTATATACAATAAGGTAGAAGGAAAGCCACAAGTCATAGTTGTAGGAGCAGGTCCGGGCGGACTGTTTGCAGCTTTACGATTAATAGAGTTAGGACTTCGGCCTGTCGTAGTGGAACGAGGAAAAAATGTACGCGATAGAAAAATAGATATCGCCCGTATCAGCCGTGAGCACAAAGTTGACTCCGAAAGTAATTATAGTTTCGGAGAAGGAGGAGCAGGAGCCTATTCAGATGGTAAGCTCTATACCCGAAGCAAAAAGCGGGGTAATGTAGACAAAATTCTGAATGTATTCTGTCAACATGGTGCCAGTACCTCCATTTTGGTAGATGCCCATCCGCACATCGGTACGGACAAGCTGCCGCGCGTGATTGAAAACATGCGGAATACCATCATAGAATGTGGAGGTGAAGTGCATTTCGAAACACGAATGGATTCCCTTATCATAGAAAAAAACAAAATCACAGGTATAGAGACAAATACCGGAAAGACTTTCAAAGGACCTGTTATTCTGGCTACCGGACACTCCGCACGGGATGTATATCAGTGGTTATATGATAATGGTGTAGAAATGGAAGCCAAAGGTATTGCGGTAGGAGTACGTCTGGAACACCCGTCCATGCTGATTGACCAGATACAATATCATAATAAAAACGGACGTGGAAAGTATCTGCCTGCCGCCGAATATAGCTTTGTGACACAAGCAGAAGGACGTGGAGTCTATAGTTTTTGTATGTGTCCGGGAGGATTCGTAGTTCCCGCCGCAAGCGGTCCGCATCAAATTGTAGTAAACGGCATGAGTCCCAGCAACCGTGGCTCCAAATGGAGCAATTCCGGAATGGTAGTAGAAATCAGACCGGAAGACCTGTCGGACAATAGTCTTTTTACAGAAGAATTAAAAACGAAAAGTGAAGAATTAAAAGCCACGAATAAAAATAATGGTCAATGGACTACCGGCCATTGTCCATTAACCATGATGTATTTTCAAGAAGCATTAGAAGCCACCTGCTGGCAACAAGGCAATATGCGCCAAACCGCACCCTCACAACGAATGATGGACTTCACCCGCAAAAAACTAAGCTATGATTTACCTGACAGTTCGTATAGTCCGGGATTAGTTTCCTCTCCTCTGCATTTTTGGATGCCCACATTCATCACCAGCCGTTTGATCAAAGGCTTCCAACAATTTGGGAAAAGCAGTCATGGCTTTCTGACCAATGAAGCAGTGATGATTGGTGTCGAAACACGCACATCGGCTCCGGTACGGATTCTGCGAGATAACGAGACACTGCAACACGTCACTATCAACGGGTTATTTCCTTGTGGAGAAGGGGCAGGTTATGCCGGCGGAATTGTTTCAGCAGGTATTGATGGAGAAAGATGTGCGGAAGCCGTTGCCACTTATTTAGGTATAGAGGAGGATTGA